One Archangium violaceum genomic window, GGTAGTCCAGCAGCCGCACCTCCTCCGCGCCGGCCGGGCCGAACTGCCGGCGCTCGTCTCCGTACTTCACGGCGATGGTCAACCCGCTCTTGGCCGCGCTCAGCGCCGCGCACGCCACGCTCACCCGGCCCGCCACCAGCGTGCCCAGCATGGTGAAGAAACGCTTGGCGACACCGGGGATGGCACTGGTGTACTCGCCCTCGGGGCTCACTCGCGAGAAGCGGTCCAGCAGGTTCTCCCGAGGGACGCGCACGCCGTCGAACCACAGCCGCCCGTTGTCCACGCCGTTCAGCCCCATCTTCAGGCCGCAGTCCTCCACGCGCACCCCGGGCATCAACCGGCCCTCCTCGTCCCGGAGGGGAACGAGCAGCGCGTGGACGCCGTGGCGCTCGCCCTTCACCTCGAGCTGCGCGAACACCGTGGCCATGCGCGCGTGCAGGGCCGCGTTGCCGATCCACTCCTTTCGCGCCGCGTCCGAGGGGGTGTGCACCACGAACTCACCGCGCTCCGCGTCGTAGCGGGCCAGCGTCTCCACGTCCCGCACGTTGGAGCCGTGGCCCAGCTCGCTCATGGCGAAGCAGCCGGGGAGCTCCACCGAGGCCACCCGGGGCAGGTACTCCCGGTGGTGCCGCTCGGTGCCCAGGAAGTAGATGCTCCCGCCGAAGAGGCCGAAGTGCACACCCGCCTTCACCACGAGGCTCAGGTCGAAGAAGGCCAGCGTCTCGAAGGCGGCGATGAAGCGGCCCAGGTCCACCTTCGTGAGGTCGTCCGGGTACGCGAGCCTGCCCAGTCCGCGTCCGGCCAGGTGCTTCAGCCACTCCAGGACCCGGGCGCGATAGGCGTCCGTGTTCCGCTCGTCCTCGTAGCGGAAGAGGGGATCGGCCAGCCACTCGCGGACGCTGGCGCGCTCGGCGGAATACGTGCGCTCCAGCACGGCGCGCATCGCGTCCACGCTGAAGGAGCGGGGCTCGGCCGGTTCGACGAGGCGGAGCCTGGGGCCGGGGACGAGCGTGCGCACGGCCTCGGCGCCGGGAATGCCGATCGCCGACTCCAGGGGGGCCAGGTCCCGGGCCAGCTCGGGCATGGGGGCGGGCAGGGCGTCCTTGCCGCCAATCACCTCGGCGAGCTGCGCACCCAGCTCCACCAGGCTCTTCTGGCCGCTGTGGGAGAGGCGCTCGGCGGTGCGGCGGATGTGCTCGCCCACCTGGGCCAGGGCGCTGGGGCTGGGCGGGTTCTGGGGGTCCAACCAGTGGGCCAGCACCGCGTTGGAGCGCAGGTCCAACCAGCGCTGCGAGCGGGCCGCGGCGCCCAGGGCGCGAATCTCATCGGGTGTCAGCTCTCCGTCCGTCCAGGCCACGTAGAGCATGGGGACGAGCGGCGCGAGGCGGGGGAGGGACAGCAACTCCTGCGCGGATGGGCGCTGCACATCATCGATGGCCATGAGCGTCTCTCCAGAAGGGCACGTGACGAGCCCAGTGTCGCCACGGTCCCACTCTGGAGCAATGCCAGAAGTTCGTTCAGCCCTCGTCGTTCCACGTGTTGACGCGGGACTCCAGCGGCCCACGCTGGGGGCGGACGACACAGAAGCGATGCCCCGTTGGCGCCTCCATGACCCACCAGCGTTTGACGAACTCCACCCGCTTCGCGCCGAGCGCCTCGAGCCGCTTCACCTCGGCCTCGATGTCATCGGTCTCGATGTCCAGATGGACACGGCTCGGATGGTCCACCTTCTGGAGGAGGATCATCGGCTCGTCCTCCCCCACCGTGAGCTCGCGGTAGTTTCCATTGTCCGGAGAAGGTGGCGCGGCGGGCTTGCCGAAGGCCTTGCTCCAGAAGGCCGTTGCCGCGTCGAGGTCGTCTGTCTTGCAGTCAATGACGAGGGCACAGAGTCGGCTGCGATGCATGGGTCCTCCTTGGGGTTCACGACATCATGTATCGGCTCGTCCAGGGTGAGGCCACCCGCATCGGCAGCGAGAGCTGTCCCATCTAGTGCCCCTCCGCGCCCGAGGCCATGGCCTTCTGGGCCTCGGCCGGGGTGATGCGATCGAGGATCTTCCCGTCCGCCAGCCGCACCACCGCGTTGGCGTGGTTCATCACCTTGGCGTCATGGGTGGAGAAGATGAAGGTGGTGCCCTCCTTGCGGTTGAGCTCCTTCATCAGGTCGATGATGTTCTGGCCGGTGACGGAGTCGAGGTTGGCGGTGGGCTCGTCGGCGAGCACCAGCTTGGGCCGGGTGACGAGCGCGCGCGCCACCGCCACGCGCTGACGCTGGCCGCCGGACAGCTCGTTGGGGCGGTGCTTCGCGTGCTTCTCCAGGCCCACCTGCTCGAGCAGCGTCATCACCCGCTGGCGGCGCTCGTCCGTGCTCAGCTTGCGCTGCAGCAGCAGGGGGAACTCCACGTTCTGGAAGACGCTGAGCACCGGGACCAGGTTGAAGCTCTGGAAGATGAACCCGATGGTGTGCAGCCGCAGGTGGGTGAGCTGCCGCTCGGAGAGCTGCTTGGTGTCCTGCCCGTCCACCTTCACGATGCCCGAGGTTGCCGTGTCCACGCAGCCAATGAGGTTGAGGGCCGTCGTCTTGCCGCTGCCGGACGGGCCCGCGATGGAGATGAACTCCCCCGGGAACACGTCCAGCGTCACGCCCCGGAGCGCGGGCACCTCCACCTTACCCAGGGTGTAGGTCTTGGTGACGTCGGTCAGGGAGACGATGGGCATGGCGCCACCGGTAACAGCGGAGAGCTGGCTCATTGCGGGGACGGTCCTTTCTGCGAACCGGAAGAAGGGAGGAGGCTAGCGGGTGGCGTTCCGGCGCTGGCGCGCGGACGGGGTAGGGGAAGGCGTCTGGGTGCCGGGCCTGCGGGCGAAGCGGGCGCGCCATCGCTCGGCGGCACCGGACATCTCCTGGCGGTAGAAGTCACAGAACTCCACCGCCTCGCGCAGCTTGTGGCGTCCCTTCAGCCCAGGCTGACCGAGCGCGTCCTGGCAGAGCTGTCCCAGGACGTCCATGGCGGAGATCGCCACCTCGAGCCGGTGGTCCCAACCCGCGCTGTTGAAGACGTAGTAGTGCCGCCGGTCCCCGGGGATGCTGGCGGGCTCCACGAGGCCACCGGCCTGCAACTGGCGGATGTTGGTGGATACAGAGGCCGGGCTCACCCGCAGCAGCTCGGCGAGTTCGCCCAGCGCCAGCGGCTTTTCGGCCAACAACAGCAGTCCGAGGATGCGCCCGCCGATACGCGGTATGCCCTGGCGCTCGAAGAACAGGCCCATCGACTCGATGAACCGCTCCTCCTCGGCGCTCACACCATCCCGACGCATGCGCTGCTCCACCCCGGACCAGGAGTCGCGCACTCGTCTACTTTCATCAGTATGTTCAGTCAATACTGAATGGACTGATGTCCTACCCGGTGGGCCGGCTCCCGGTTCGCCGTGCCCGTCACGAGAAGCTCGCGGCATCGGTGTCGATGCCGCGAGCGTTGGATGCGTCCCCAGCGGGGGATCTATGTCGGCTCAGTGGATACCGCCCTGGTCGCCGGAGGTGCCGCCCACGTCACCCCCCATGGAGCCGGAGCCGCCCACGTCGCCGCCCACGTCACCCGCGCCGCCCATGTCCTTGTCGACGCCCTGGTCCAGGCCCGAGCCGCCCATGTCCTGGTTGATGCCCGTGTCCGAGTCCAGGCCGCTGCCGCCCATGCTGGTGTCCAGCGAGATGCTCTTGGCGACGTTGCTGTCCTTCTCCACGGTGAAGCTGGTGCGGACCTGCTGGCCCTCATTGATGTCGCGCAGCTGCTTGACGTTGGGATCCTGGAACCGGGTCTGCTTGTCGACCTTGAAGTCGATGATGCCGTTATCGGTCCGCAGGCTGAGCTTGTTGGAGCCGCTCTTCACCACGGTGCCGGTAATCTGCTTCTCGCCCATCTGGCCCTGCTGGCTTCCAGAGCCACCCGTGGCGCCGCCGCCCATCTGCTGGCTGCTCTGGGTCTGCTGGCTCTTGCTCTTGTCGTCGTTGGCCAGAGCCAGGCCAGAGCTCACCAGCGCCACGGACGCGAACAGCCCCACAATCTTCTTGGTCATGGATGTATCTCCTGTAGGCGGTGGCCGTGCCCCCCATGGCCGTGCCCTCCGCAGGGAAAAACCTAGGTGCGCCTGCCGTCGCGGACAGGGAGTGAATGAGAAACGCGCGCGCCTGTTCCCTCCCCGGGCGTCTCTTCCTGGAGCGCCGCCATGCCTGGTGGGCAAGCGGCTTGAACCGGGTGGGGCTTTTCCCCTACCGTCGAGTCGCCCGACCGCGCCGGCCCTGGCGCCGGCACTGACAGGAGTCGTCTTCCACCATGCGCCCGCCGTCCAAGCAGCAGCCCGCGCCCGTCGCAGAGCCCCTGCCCACCCCGTCCTTCCCCGCCATCGAGTCCTTCATCGAGACCGCCACCGCCGAGGAGGTCCGCTCCCTCTTCACCCCGGTGAAGAACGAGCTCGCCAACCTCAAGGGCCCCAAGGCGGAGCACGCCAAGAAGATCCATGCGGCCATCTCCCGCGCCGAGGAGTTGCTCGGCGTGCTCCTGGAGACGCGCGAGCGACTGGTGGCCGAGGCCAAGGGCCGGAAATGACGGGCCTTTTTGGTTCTGGTACGCTTTCCGACGGATCACACGCAACTGTGCCGGGCGATCACCGATAATTCAGCAAATGGAGCGCAGGACCCCGTGCTCCGAGACCTTGGCCGTTCCATCGCCTGGAGAGGAACCATGAAGATCGACAGCAACCTGAACATGCCCCGGATGTCCACCAACCTGACGACGGCGCGCGTGACCCCGGACACGAGCTTCTCGGCCCGCGTGCAGTCCGGTGTGGGCACGGCGGCCAACGCGGTGG contains:
- a CDS encoding acyl-CoA dehydrogenase, coding for MAIDDVQRPSAQELLSLPRLAPLVPMLYVAWTDGELTPDEIRALGAAARSQRWLDLRSNAVLAHWLDPQNPPSPSALAQVGEHIRRTAERLSHSGQKSLVELGAQLAEVIGGKDALPAPMPELARDLAPLESAIGIPGAEAVRTLVPGPRLRLVEPAEPRSFSVDAMRAVLERTYSAERASVREWLADPLFRYEDERNTDAYRARVLEWLKHLAGRGLGRLAYPDDLTKVDLGRFIAAFETLAFFDLSLVVKAGVHFGLFGGSIYFLGTERHHREYLPRVASVELPGCFAMSELGHGSNVRDVETLARYDAERGEFVVHTPSDAARKEWIGNAALHARMATVFAQLEVKGERHGVHALLVPLRDEEGRLMPGVRVEDCGLKMGLNGVDNGRLWFDGVRVPRENLLDRFSRVSPEGEYTSAIPGVAKRFFTMLGTLVAGRVSVACAALSAAKSGLTIAVKYGDERRQFGPAGAEEVRLLDYQAHQLRLLRPLATTYALDFAMKHLVKRYVGRTEADAMEVEALAAGLKAYASWHTTRTLQVAREACGGQGYLVANRLPSLKADTDVFATFEGDNTVLMQLVAKSLLTGYRQQFEDDRIFTVMRLIMDRAAGALMDRNPFTVRRTGSEHLRDGDFQLRALRFRESDLLASAARRLRKRLSAGVDSFEAFNQCQDHLLALAHAHVERVVLEQFVLGVAEVEDPALKAVLGRLCDLYGLGCLQDASGWFVENDHIEGAKAKAIRKEVTRLCAELRPNAVALTEAFGIPDSCLAAPIALGRPSP
- a CDS encoding VOC family protein; translated protein: MHRSRLCALVIDCKTDDLDAATAFWSKAFGKPAAPPSPDNGNYRELTVGEDEPMILLQKVDHPSRVHLDIETDDIEAEVKRLEALGAKRVEFVKRWWVMEAPTGHRFCVVRPQRGPLESRVNTWNDEG
- a CDS encoding ABC transporter ATP-binding protein — its product is MPIVSLTDVTKTYTLGKVEVPALRGVTLDVFPGEFISIAGPSGSGKTTALNLIGCVDTATSGIVKVDGQDTKQLSERQLTHLRLHTIGFIFQSFNLVPVLSVFQNVEFPLLLQRKLSTDERRQRVMTLLEQVGLEKHAKHRPNELSGGQRQRVAVARALVTRPKLVLADEPTANLDSVTGQNIIDLMKELNRKEGTTFIFSTHDAKVMNHANAVVRLADGKILDRITPAEAQKAMASGAEGH
- a CDS encoding MarR family transcriptional regulator is translated as MRRDGVSAEEERFIESMGLFFERQGIPRIGGRILGLLLLAEKPLALGELAELLRVSPASVSTNIRQLQAGGLVEPASIPGDRRHYYVFNSAGWDHRLEVAISAMDVLGQLCQDALGQPGLKGRHKLREAVEFCDFYRQEMSGAAERWRARFARRPGTQTPSPTPSARQRRNATR